The Sulfurospirillum halorespirans DSM 13726 genome has a window encoding:
- a CDS encoding RluA family pseudouridine synthase: MEKAYKLLALQEGISNRAAKDLIDRGVVYAAGKKVSVARGELSSSTKFKVEKIAPIKVIFEDEFIMAVDKPAFMTSEEVAEIKKLPLLHRLDRETSGVLLLTKDDEFRQKAVIAFKKREVQKEYLAIVEAKIVEAMEINAPIMTIKKGNTAYSKISSEGKEAISHVEPLMYEGKRSKIKVRIETGRTHQIRVHLKSIGASILGDTEYGGRPHKRLMLHASKIMLLGYIFQTKEPEDFIKFSV, translated from the coding sequence ATGGAAAAAGCCTATAAATTATTAGCCTTGCAAGAAGGCATCTCAAACCGTGCGGCAAAAGATTTGATCGATCGTGGCGTTGTGTACGCTGCGGGTAAAAAAGTCAGTGTCGCACGTGGAGAGCTCAGTTCGAGTACGAAATTTAAAGTTGAAAAAATTGCACCGATCAAAGTCATTTTTGAAGATGAATTCATCATGGCAGTGGATAAGCCAGCTTTCATGACCTCAGAAGAGGTTGCAGAGATCAAAAAATTGCCTCTTCTGCACCGACTTGATCGCGAAACCAGTGGGGTTTTACTCTTAACCAAAGACGATGAGTTTCGCCAAAAAGCGGTCATCGCGTTTAAAAAGCGTGAAGTGCAAAAAGAGTACTTAGCCATTGTGGAAGCAAAAATCGTGGAAGCCATGGAGATCAATGCGCCTATTATGACGATCAAAAAAGGCAATACCGCTTACAGCAAGATCAGCAGTGAAGGCAAAGAGGCGATCAGCCATGTTGAACCTTTGATGTATGAGGGCAAACGCTCCAAAATCAAAGTGCGCATCGAAACAGGCCGAACGCATCAAATCAGGGTGCATTTAAAAAGCATCGGCGCTTCTATCTTGGGTGACACTGAATACGGTGGACGTCCTCATAAACGTTTGATGTTGCATGCTTCAAAAATTATGTTGTTGGGCTATATTTTTCAGACAAAAGAACCTGAAGATTTTATTAAATTTAGCGTTTGA
- the waaA gene encoding lipid IV(A) 3-deoxy-D-manno-octulosonic acid transferase, which yields MNFLYYVLATLLYLLALPYLLYLRFKPKYKDSIPARFFLKNNPSFSEDGIWFHACSFGEVRSLSPLIEKIDPSSIRLSVITQTGFHEACKHAKAEVRYLPFEIFLPFWIRKQKVLVVMEAELWPLLFIVAKAKGMRTVLLNARISDHSYASYQRFAWVYRWILSHIDLVLAQSEQDAQRLQHLGAKSVQVSGNIKMFGTYTLSHAYAKAEGKRIVVVASTHEGEEALILSHVNLLPNDQLIVVPRHPERFSKVGLFLSEYAQNKGKRYACLSKQPTLDADVILCDTMGELINLYAIADIVILGGSFVEGVGGHNPLEPAFFGVKLISGASIFNQKVLFEAVENSITCNIEDLKNIFDSIENYPKSAISHRSDIAPLLEQILGS from the coding sequence TTGAACTTTCTGTACTACGTTTTGGCAACGCTTCTTTATCTCTTAGCGTTGCCGTATTTACTGTACCTTCGCTTTAAGCCTAAATACAAAGATTCGATTCCCGCACGCTTTTTCTTGAAAAACAATCCTTCTTTTTCAGAAGATGGCATTTGGTTTCATGCGTGCTCTTTTGGTGAAGTTCGCTCCCTTAGCCCTTTGATAGAGAAAATTGATCCATCTTCCATTCGCCTGAGCGTGATCACCCAAACAGGGTTTCATGAAGCGTGTAAACATGCAAAGGCGGAGGTTCGCTATCTGCCTTTTGAGATTTTTTTACCGTTTTGGATACGCAAGCAAAAGGTATTGGTCGTGATGGAGGCAGAGCTTTGGCCTTTGTTGTTTATCGTCGCCAAAGCCAAAGGGATGCGAACCGTTTTACTGAACGCTAGAATATCCGATCACTCGTATGCTTCGTATCAGCGTTTTGCTTGGGTCTATCGTTGGATTTTGAGCCATATCGATCTTGTCTTGGCACAAAGTGAGCAAGATGCGCAAAGGCTTCAGCATTTGGGTGCGAAGTCGGTTCAAGTCAGTGGAAATATCAAAATGTTTGGTACGTACACCCTGAGTCATGCGTATGCTAAAGCTGAGGGTAAACGCATTGTGGTTGTGGCAAGTACGCATGAGGGTGAAGAGGCTTTGATCTTATCGCATGTGAACCTCTTGCCAAACGATCAGCTCATTGTCGTTCCTAGGCATCCTGAACGATTTTCAAAGGTAGGTCTGTTTTTAAGCGAATATGCTCAAAATAAGGGCAAACGTTATGCGTGTTTATCGAAGCAGCCTACGTTGGATGCCGATGTTATTTTGTGCGATACAATGGGTGAACTCATTAATCTCTATGCGATTGCAGATATTGTGATTTTAGGAGGTTCCTTTGTGGAAGGTGTGGGTGGACATAATCCGCTAGAACCTGCTTTTTTTGGAGTCAAACTCATTAGTGGCGCGTCTATTTTTAATCAGAAAGTGCTTTTTGAAGCGGTTGAAAATAGCATTACATGTAACATTGAAGATCTAAAAAACATTTTTGATAGTATCGAGAATTACCCCAAGAGTGCTATCTCTCATCGTAGTGACATTGCGCCACTCCTTGAGCAAATATTAGGAAGTTAA
- a CDS encoding zinc ribbon domain-containing protein gives MNKYLEQLIELSKLDKEIDDFGPRIAKVEKMLKLSLDKERDLKLQAESFQADIADAKLKKAKNEAHLAELSSKLKDLTKKSALVKTAKEIKALQLEEEISKEQCDFANDEINRLDKIIDLKQTNISGLQEKIAEAVKEAEEIKASIDSQIQAIEEERRNVYQSKDELVVQMSQKILTFYQKIRKWAENTTVVPVKKQACYGCFMRMNDKTYASVLKQDDIVTCPHCGRILYKEIAEEAQA, from the coding sequence ATGAATAAATATTTAGAGCAGTTAATTGAGCTTTCCAAGTTAGACAAAGAGATCGACGATTTTGGTCCACGTATCGCCAAAGTTGAGAAAATGTTGAAGCTTTCTTTAGACAAAGAGAGAGATTTAAAACTCCAAGCAGAGTCTTTTCAAGCGGACATTGCAGACGCTAAACTTAAAAAAGCAAAAAATGAAGCACATCTTGCGGAACTTTCTTCCAAACTTAAAGATCTTACCAAAAAAAGTGCGTTGGTAAAAACAGCCAAAGAGATTAAAGCCCTTCAACTTGAAGAGGAAATTTCAAAAGAGCAGTGTGATTTTGCCAATGACGAAATCAACCGTTTAGATAAAATTATTGATCTTAAACAGACCAATATCTCAGGATTGCAAGAGAAGATCGCAGAGGCGGTTAAAGAAGCCGAAGAGATTAAAGCTTCCATTGATTCTCAGATCCAAGCGATTGAAGAAGAACGCAGAAATGTGTATCAATCCAAAGATGAACTCGTTGTGCAGATGAGTCAAAAAATCTTAACGTTTTACCAAAAAATTCGTAAATGGGCGGAAAATACAACCGTTGTTCCTGTGAAAAAACAGGCATGTTACGGTTGTTTTATGCGTATGAATGACAAAACGTATGCCAGTGTTTTAAAACAAGATGACATCGTGACATGCCCACATTGTGGTCGTATTTTATACAAAGAGATCGCAGAGGAAGCACAGGCGTAA
- a CDS encoding Nif3-like dinuclear metal center hexameric protein: MKVGALYDFLDTLSPFATQASWDNSGLLIGSREDEVEQIYLSLDVDSALLEEVAENSLIITHHPLIFSSLKQLNFAKYPSNLIQIMVQKKISLIAMHTNFDLSHLNAFVASKLGFEIVESNEFVAYCEVNQRLDDLALHVKHVLGIENLRIVRAKEWVGRCAITTGAGGDLISKIEADCFLSGDLKYHQAMEAKENNLSLIDIGHFESERYFPECLAQYLKNLPLKAIMSNSKNPFEYK; this comes from the coding sequence ATGAAAGTAGGGGCACTGTACGATTTTTTAGACACACTGAGCCCCTTTGCCACGCAAGCATCTTGGGATAACAGCGGTCTTCTCATCGGAAGTCGTGAGGATGAGGTAGAACAAATTTATCTGAGCCTTGATGTCGATAGCGCTCTGTTAGAAGAGGTAGCTGAAAATTCACTGATTATAACGCATCATCCACTTATTTTTAGCAGTTTAAAACAGCTCAATTTTGCGAAATATCCTTCCAATCTGATTCAAATTATGGTGCAAAAAAAAATTAGTTTGATCGCGATGCACACGAACTTTGATCTTTCGCATCTTAATGCGTTTGTGGCGTCAAAACTAGGCTTTGAAATCGTCGAAAGTAACGAGTTTGTAGCCTACTGTGAGGTGAACCAACGTTTGGATGATTTGGCGTTACATGTAAAGCATGTTTTAGGCATTGAAAATTTACGAATTGTACGAGCGAAAGAGTGGGTTGGGCGTTGTGCGATTACGACAGGAGCAGGGGGAGATTTAATCTCCAAAATTGAAGCGGATTGTTTCTTAAGCGGTGATCTTAAGTACCATCAAGCGATGGAAGCAAAAGAAAATAATCTCTCATTAATTGACATTGGGCACTTTGAGTCGGAGCGCTATTTCCCAGAGTGTTTAGCCCAATATTTGAAAAATTTGCCATTAAAGGCTATAATGTCAAATTCTAAAAATCCGTTTGAGTATAAATAG